The following are from one region of the Moritella sp. 24 genome:
- the rplV gene encoding 50S ribosomal protein L22, which translates to MEALAKHRFASGSPQKARLVIDLIRGLPVDKALEVLTFSTKKAAVQVKKVLESAIANAEHNEGADIDELVVATAFVDAGPTMKRIMPRAKGRADRILKRTSHITIVVATR; encoded by the coding sequence ATGGAAGCATTAGCTAAACACCGTTTCGCCTCAGGCTCTCCACAGAAAGCACGTTTGGTCATTGACCTTATTCGTGGTTTACCAGTGGATAAGGCTCTTGAAGTTTTAACTTTCAGCACTAAAAAAGCTGCTGTACAAGTTAAAAAAGTTCTTGAGTCAGCTATCGCAAACGCTGAACACAACGAAGGTGCGGATATTGATGAGCTAGTAGTAGCTACAGCGTTTGTTGACGCTGGTCCTACTATGAAGCGTATCATGCCACGTGCTAAAGGTCGTGCAGATCGCATCTTGAAGCGTACTAGCCACATCACAATTGTTGTAGCAACACGCTAA
- the rpsS gene encoding 30S ribosomal protein S19 — protein sequence MPRSLKKGPFIDLHLLKKVEKAVESGEKKPVKTWSRRSMIIPNMIGLTIAVHNGRQHVPVFVTDEMIGHKLGEFAPTRTYRGHAADKKAKKR from the coding sequence ATGCCACGTTCTCTCAAGAAGGGTCCTTTCATAGACCTACACTTGCTGAAGAAGGTAGAGAAAGCGGTGGAAAGCGGGGAGAAAAAACCAGTTAAGACTTGGTCCCGTCGTTCTATGATCATTCCAAATATGATTGGTCTGACCATCGCTGTCCATAATGGTCGTCAACATGTACCAGTTTTCGTTACAGACGAAATGATTGGTCATAAGTTAGGCGAATTCGCACCGACTCGTACTTATCGCGGCCATGCTGCAGATAAGAAAGCTAAAAAGCGTTAG
- the rplB gene encoding 50S ribosomal protein L2, protein MAIVKCKPTSPGRRHLVKVVNPDLHKGKPHAPLLEKKSKSGGRNNNGRITVRHHGGGHKQHYRIIDLKRNDKDGIPATVERLEYDPNRSANIALALYADGERRYVLAAKGMQAGDIIVSGVDAAIKAGNTLPMRNIPVGTTVHAVEMKPGKGAQIARSAGTYVQIIARDNSYVTLRLRSGEMRKVLVDCRATIGEVGNAEHMLRQLGKAGASRWRGVRPTVRGVVMNPVDHPHGGGEGRTSGGRHPVSPWGMPTKGYKTRKNKRTDKLIVRRRNK, encoded by the coding sequence ATGGCTATTGTTAAGTGTAAGCCTACTTCTCCAGGTCGTCGCCACCTTGTTAAGGTAGTGAACCCGGATTTGCATAAAGGCAAACCACATGCTCCACTTTTAGAGAAAAAATCTAAATCTGGTGGCCGTAATAATAACGGTCGTATTACTGTTCGTCATCACGGCGGCGGTCATAAGCAACATTACCGTATCATTGACTTAAAACGTAATGATAAAGATGGTATCCCTGCAACAGTTGAACGTCTGGAATATGATCCAAACCGTTCTGCTAACATTGCACTTGCTCTTTATGCAGATGGTGAACGTCGTTACGTTCTAGCTGCTAAAGGTATGCAAGCTGGTGATATTATCGTTTCTGGTGTTGATGCAGCTATTAAAGCTGGTAACACATTACCAATGCGTAACATCCCAGTAGGTACAACTGTACACGCTGTGGAAATGAAGCCAGGTAAAGGTGCTCAAATTGCACGTTCTGCTGGTACATACGTACAAATCATTGCTCGTGATAACTCATACGTTACTCTACGTCTTCGCTCTGGCGAAATGCGTAAAGTATTAGTAGATTGTCGTGCAACGATTGGTGAAGTTGGTAACGCTGAACACATGCTTCGCCAACTTGGTAAAGCTGGTGCTAGCCGCTGGCGCGGTGTTCGCCCAACAGTACGTGGTGTTGTAATGAACCCGGTTGATCACCCGCACGGTGGTGGTGAAGGTCGTACTTCTGGTGGCCGTCATCCGGTTTCACCTTGGGGTATGCCAACTAAGGGTTACAAAACTCGTAAGAACAAGCGTACTGATAAACTTATCGTACGTCGTCGCAACAAGTAA
- the rplW gene encoding 50S ribosomal protein L23, translating into MISEERLLKVILAPHISEKSTMSAENNNTIVFKVALDATKAEIKAAIAKLFEVEVKNVSTLVLKGKTKRTGARFGRRSDIKKAYVTLADGADIDFGSAE; encoded by the coding sequence ATGATCAGTGAAGAACGTTTATTGAAAGTTATCCTAGCGCCACATATCTCTGAAAAGAGCACTATGTCTGCTGAAAACAACAACACAATCGTTTTCAAAGTTGCACTAGATGCAACAAAAGCTGAAATTAAAGCAGCTATTGCAAAACTTTTTGAAGTTGAAGTTAAAAATGTAAGCACATTGGTACTGAAAGGTAAAACTAAGCGCACTGGCGCTCGTTTTGGCCGTCGTTCAGACATCAAAAAAGCTTATGTTACTCTAGCTGACGGCGCTGACATCGATTTCGGCAGTGCTGAATAA
- the rplD gene encoding 50S ribosomal protein L4, whose protein sequence is MELILKDAQGALEVSETTFGREFNEALVHQVVTAYAAGARQGTRAQKNRSDVAGGGKKPWRQKGTGRARAGTASSPIWRKGGVTFAARPQDHSQKVNTKMYRGAIKSILSELVRQERLIVVEQFAVETPKTKELVAKLKDFDLNDVLIVGAEVDENLFLAARNLYKVDVRDVAGIDPVSLIAFNKVVMTAAAVKQIEENLK, encoded by the coding sequence ATGGAATTGATATTGAAAGACGCACAAGGTGCTCTTGAAGTTTCAGAAACTACCTTCGGACGTGAGTTTAATGAAGCTCTGGTTCACCAGGTAGTTACAGCGTATGCTGCTGGCGCGCGTCAAGGTACTCGTGCACAGAAAAACCGTTCTGACGTTGCAGGTGGTGGTAAAAAACCATGGCGTCAAAAAGGTACTGGTCGTGCTCGTGCAGGTACTGCAAGCAGCCCGATCTGGCGTAAAGGTGGTGTAACTTTTGCTGCTCGTCCACAGGACCACAGCCAAAAAGTTAACACTAAGATGTACCGTGGAGCGATCAAAAGCATCCTTTCTGAATTGGTACGTCAAGAGCGTCTTATTGTTGTTGAACAGTTCGCTGTTGAAACACCTAAGACTAAAGAATTAGTTGCTAAACTGAAAGACTTCGATCTGAACGACGTTCTAATCGTAGGTGCTGAAGTTGATGAGAACTTATTCTTAGCTGCTCGTAACCTTTACAAAGTTGATGTTCGTGACGTTGCTGGTATTGATCCAGTTAGCCTAATCGCGTTCAACAAAGTTGTTATGACTGCTGCTGCAGTTAAGCAGATTGAGGAGAACTTAAAATGA
- the rplC gene encoding 50S ribosomal protein L3 yields MMIGLIGRKVGMTRIFTEDGVSIPVSVIECEPNRVTQVKTLETDGYRALQVTTGTKKASRVNKPEAGHFAKAKVEAGRGLWEFRLETGEGEAVEVGSELNVNIFAETTKVDVTGTSKGKGFAGVIKRWNFSMQDATHGNSLAHRAPGSIGQCQTPGRVFKGKKMAGHMGAERVTIQSLDVVRVDSERNLVLVKGAIPGAINGNVIIKPAVKA; encoded by the coding sequence ATAATGATTGGTCTAATCGGACGTAAAGTTGGTATGACACGTATCTTCACTGAAGATGGCGTTTCTATCCCAGTATCCGTTATTGAATGTGAGCCTAACCGCGTTACTCAAGTGAAAACACTTGAAACTGACGGTTACCGTGCACTTCAAGTGACCACTGGCACGAAAAAAGCTAGCAGAGTAAACAAGCCAGAAGCGGGTCATTTCGCTAAAGCTAAAGTTGAAGCTGGTCGTGGCCTTTGGGAATTCCGTCTGGAAACAGGCGAAGGTGAAGCTGTTGAAGTTGGCTCTGAGCTAAACGTAAACATCTTTGCTGAAACTACTAAAGTAGACGTTACTGGTACATCTAAAGGTAAAGGTTTCGCTGGCGTTATTAAACGTTGGAACTTTTCTATGCAAGATGCTACTCACGGTAACTCTCTTGCTCACCGTGCACCGGGTTCAATTGGCCAATGCCAAACTCCAGGTCGCGTATTTAAAGGCAAGAAAATGGCAGGTCACATGGGTGCTGAACGTGTAACGATTCAGTCTCTAGATGTGGTACGTGTTGATAGTGAACGTAACCTAGTACTTGTTAAAGGTGCTATTCCAGGTGCGATCAACGGCAACGTAATTATCAAACCAGCTGTTAAAGCTTAA
- the rpsJ gene encoding 30S ribosomal protein S10, producing the protein MQNQRIRIRLKAFDHRLIDQSTAEIVETAKRTGAQVRGPIPLPTRKERFTVLTSPHVNKDARDQYEIRTHKRLVDIVEPTEKTVDALMRLDLAAGVDVQISLG; encoded by the coding sequence ATGCAGAACCAAAGAATCCGTATCCGCTTAAAAGCGTTCGATCATCGTCTTATCGATCAGTCTACAGCGGAAATCGTTGAAACTGCAAAACGCACTGGCGCACAAGTACGTGGACCTATTCCACTACCAACGCGCAAAGAGCGTTTCACAGTGCTTACTTCTCCGCACGTTAACAAAGATGCGCGTGACCAGTACGAAATTCGTACTCACAAGCGCCTGGTTGACATCGTTGAGCCAACAGAAAAAACCGTTGACGCTCTTATGCGTTTAGATCTAGCTGCTGGTGTTGATGTTCAAATCAGCCTTGGCTAG
- the argH gene encoding argininosuccinate lyase produces the protein MALWGGRFSQAADARFKTFNDSLRFDYRLAEQDITGSVAWSKALVGVGILTQEEQVAIEAALNDLKLAVLENPEQILQSNAEDIHSWVETQLIAKVGDLGKKLHTGRSRNDQVATDLKLWCKQQGAQLLMQLDKTQQQLVSLAREHQHTVLPGYTHLQRAQPVTFSHWCLAYVEMLERDFSRLTDCLKRLDTCPLGSGALAGTAYPMDRTELAHSLGFASATLNSLDSVSDRDHVMELMSTASMSMIHLSRLAEDLIFYNSGESNFIELADAVTSGSSLMPQKKNPDALELIRGKTGRVFGSLSAMLMTLKALPLAYNKDMQEDKEGLFDALDTWSDCLEMAAMSLVGMKINEERTKEAALGGYSNATELADYLVAKGVPFRDSHHIVGEAVVAAIAKGVPLEELTLAEFKAFDALIEDDVYHHLSLDETLAKRKAQGGVSPIQVEFALTNAEKRLEERDTSGISIRSARLTDLDDIERMVNYWANIGENLPRNRSDLAKAVGTFAVTEKHHQVTGCASIYVYDTGLAEIRSLGIEPGYQGGGQGKAVVEYMLRKAEQMAIKKVFVLTRVPEFFMKLGFNATSKSMLPEKVLKDCDMCPRQHACDEVALEFKLSAVSQTINLKAEQLAS, from the coding sequence ATGGCACTATGGGGCGGTAGATTCAGTCAAGCAGCTGATGCAAGATTCAAAACATTTAATGATTCACTGCGGTTTGACTATCGTTTAGCTGAACAAGACATCACGGGTTCTGTGGCATGGTCAAAAGCGTTAGTTGGCGTGGGCATCTTAACGCAAGAAGAGCAAGTTGCTATTGAGGCAGCATTAAATGACCTTAAGTTAGCTGTACTTGAAAATCCTGAGCAGATCTTACAAAGTAATGCAGAAGACATTCACAGTTGGGTGGAAACACAGTTAATTGCGAAAGTAGGGGATTTAGGCAAAAAGCTACATACCGGTCGTAGTCGTAATGATCAAGTTGCAACAGATTTAAAACTTTGGTGTAAACAGCAGGGTGCGCAGTTGTTAATGCAACTGGACAAAACCCAGCAACAACTTGTATCACTTGCACGTGAGCATCAGCACACTGTGTTACCTGGTTATACGCATTTACAACGTGCGCAGCCAGTGACATTTTCACATTGGTGTTTAGCGTATGTCGAAATGCTTGAACGTGATTTTAGTCGTCTAACTGATTGTTTAAAACGTCTTGATACTTGCCCTTTAGGCTCAGGTGCACTTGCGGGTACTGCTTATCCAATGGATAGAACGGAATTAGCACATTCATTAGGTTTTGCCAGTGCCACATTAAACAGTTTAGATTCTGTATCTGATCGTGACCATGTGATGGAGTTGATGAGTACGGCAAGTATGTCAATGATCCATTTATCACGTCTGGCTGAAGATTTAATTTTCTATAACTCGGGTGAATCAAACTTTATTGAGCTAGCAGATGCCGTAACGTCAGGTTCATCTTTGATGCCACAGAAAAAGAATCCAGATGCATTAGAGCTTATCCGTGGCAAAACGGGTCGTGTGTTTGGTTCGTTAAGCGCAATGTTAATGACATTGAAAGCACTACCGCTAGCTTATAATAAAGACATGCAGGAAGATAAAGAAGGCCTCTTTGATGCGCTTGATACTTGGAGCGATTGCCTAGAGATGGCGGCTATGTCTCTCGTCGGTATGAAAATCAATGAAGAGAGAACAAAAGAAGCTGCGCTTGGTGGTTACTCAAATGCGACCGAATTAGCCGATTACCTTGTTGCAAAAGGTGTTCCTTTCCGTGATTCTCACCATATTGTTGGTGAAGCTGTCGTAGCTGCTATCGCAAAAGGTGTACCACTAGAAGAACTAACCTTAGCGGAATTTAAAGCGTTTGATGCCCTCATTGAAGATGACGTTTATCATCACTTATCACTCGATGAAACATTAGCGAAACGTAAAGCGCAGGGTGGGGTATCGCCAATCCAAGTCGAATTTGCCTTAACGAATGCAGAAAAACGTTTAGAAGAACGTGATACTTCAGGTATTAGCATCCGTTCCGCGCGTTTAACCGATCTCGATGATATTGAGCGTATGGTAAATTACTGGGCTAATATAGGTGAAAACTTACCACGTAATCGTTCAGACTTAGCCAAAGCTGTGGGTACTTTTGCTGTAACAGAGAAGCATCACCAAGTGACAGGCTGTGCATCTATTTATGTGTATGATACAGGTCTGGCTGAGATTCGTTCACTCGGTATTGAGCCGGGTTATCAAGGCGGCGGACAAGGTAAAGCCGTTGTCGAGTATATGCTGCGTAAAGCAGAGCAGATGGCCATTAAAAAAGTATTTGTGTTAACGCGAGTGCCTGAGTTCTTCATGAAGCTCGGTTTTAACGCAACGAGTAAATCGATGCTGCCAGAAAAAGTACTGAAAGACTGCGACATGTGTCCAAGGCAACATGCTTGTGATGAAGTTGCATTAGAATTTAAATTAAGCGCTGTTAGTCAAACGATTAACCTGAAAGCGGAACAACTGGCATCTTAA
- a CDS encoding argininosuccinate synthase, whose product MTQTVKKVVVAYSGGLDTSVILPWLQENYDNCEIVAFVADVGQGAEELEGIEAKALASGASECYVVDLKDELVANYIYPTLKTGAVYEGTYLLGTSMARPIIAKAQVEVARKVGADALCHGCTGKGNDQIRFESCFAALAPELTVIAPWRIWDLTSRESLLEYLAERDIPTAASATKIYSRDANAWHISHEGGELEDPWNQPTKQVWTMTVDPIDAPNEPEFLTLSVVKGEITAVNGEAMSPYQTLMYLNEKAAAHGVGRVDIVENRLVGMKSRGCYETPGGTVMVEALRGIEELVLDKTTRKWKQTVAAEFSHLVYDGRWFTPLCASLLAAAGTLAEEMNGEVIVKMYKGSVQAVQKKSPNSLYSEEFATFGDDNVYDQSHAEGFIRLYSLSSRIKALATK is encoded by the coding sequence ATGACACAAACAGTTAAGAAAGTAGTAGTAGCGTATTCTGGAGGTCTAGATACTTCAGTTATTTTACCTTGGTTACAAGAAAACTATGACAATTGCGAAATTGTTGCGTTTGTTGCCGATGTAGGTCAGGGTGCTGAAGAGCTGGAAGGTATTGAAGCCAAAGCATTAGCGTCAGGTGCATCTGAGTGTTACGTGGTTGATCTTAAAGATGAGCTTGTTGCTAACTACATTTACCCAACGCTTAAAACAGGCGCTGTTTATGAAGGTACTTATCTATTAGGTACATCGATGGCACGTCCAATCATTGCGAAAGCGCAAGTTGAAGTGGCGCGTAAAGTTGGTGCTGATGCACTTTGTCATGGTTGTACAGGTAAAGGTAATGATCAAATTCGTTTTGAATCTTGCTTTGCAGCCCTTGCTCCAGAGCTAACGGTTATTGCACCTTGGCGTATCTGGGACTTAACAAGTCGTGAATCGCTACTTGAATACTTAGCTGAGCGTGATATTCCAACGGCTGCATCTGCGACTAAAATTTATAGTCGTGACGCAAATGCTTGGCACATTTCTCATGAAGGTGGCGAGTTAGAAGATCCGTGGAACCAACCAACAAAACAAGTTTGGACTATGACTGTCGATCCAATCGACGCACCAAATGAACCTGAATTTTTGACATTATCAGTTGTTAAAGGTGAGATCACTGCAGTTAACGGTGAAGCAATGTCTCCTTACCAAACGTTGATGTATCTAAACGAAAAAGCCGCTGCACATGGTGTAGGTCGTGTTGATATTGTAGAAAACCGTTTAGTAGGTATGAAATCACGTGGTTGTTACGAAACTCCAGGTGGAACGGTAATGGTTGAAGCATTACGTGGTATCGAAGAGTTAGTGTTAGATAAAACGACGCGTAAATGGAAGCAAACTGTTGCTGCTGAATTTTCTCATCTTGTTTATGACGGTCGTTGGTTTACACCACTATGTGCATCATTGCTTGCCGCTGCTGGTACATTAGCAGAAGAGATGAACGGTGAAGTAATCGTTAAGATGTATAAAGGTTCGGTACAAGCAGTACAGAAAAAATCACCAAACAGTCTTTATAGTGAAGAGTTTGCTACATTTGGTGATGATAATGTTTATGACCAAAGTCATGCGGAAGGTTTCATCCGCTTATATTCGTTGTCTAGCCGTATTAAAGCTTTAGCAACTAAGTAA
- a CDS encoding ornithine carbamoyltransferase translates to MENLLSVKDLSKQQILDLLALAKKVKANPADYSQALAGKSIVTIYEKQSLRTRVTFDIGIHKLGGHAVYLDSQNGAIGERETVKDFAANISRWADAIVARVMNHKTLEGLVEHGSVPVVNSLCDLYHPCQALADFLTISEHYEDVSKVKLAYVGEGNNVTHSLMLTGAILGAEVTAVSPRGCSPDAQIVKQAMELAEISGGKINVTDNLDDIVDYDVIYGDTWVSMGDDTPLAQVKEKYMPYQINQELLIRTGIKHVLHCQPAHRELEITSEVMDGEQSLIFDQAENRMHAQNAVLLTLLK, encoded by the coding sequence ATGGAAAATTTATTATCAGTTAAAGATTTAAGTAAACAACAGATCCTTGACTTATTAGCACTGGCTAAAAAAGTGAAAGCAAATCCAGCGGATTATTCACAGGCTTTAGCGGGTAAAAGTATCGTTACCATTTATGAAAAACAGTCACTACGAACACGCGTAACATTTGATATTGGTATTCATAAGTTAGGTGGGCATGCGGTTTACCTTGATTCACAAAACGGTGCGATTGGTGAACGTGAAACGGTAAAGGACTTTGCTGCGAACATTTCACGTTGGGCTGACGCTATCGTTGCTCGTGTGATGAACCATAAGACCCTTGAAGGTTTAGTTGAACATGGTTCAGTGCCAGTCGTTAACTCTTTATGTGATTTATACCATCCTTGTCAGGCATTAGCTGATTTCTTAACGATTTCGGAACACTATGAAGATGTTTCGAAAGTAAAATTAGCTTACGTTGGTGAAGGTAATAACGTGACTCATTCACTTATGCTGACTGGCGCTATCTTAGGCGCAGAAGTCACCGCTGTATCTCCAAGAGGTTGTAGTCCTGACGCTCAAATTGTTAAGCAGGCTATGGAGTTAGCTGAAATAAGTGGTGGTAAGATAAATGTAACAGATAACCTTGATGACATAGTTGATTATGATGTTATTTATGGTGATACTTGGGTATCAATGGGTGATGATACGCCATTGGCTCAAGTAAAAGAAAAATACATGCCGTATCAGATTAACCAAGAGTTGTTGATACGCACAGGAATCAAACATGTATTGCATTGTCAGCCGGCTCATCGTGAGTTAGAGATAACATCGGAAGTGATGGATGGCGAACAGTCGCTGATCTTTGATCAAGCCGAAAATAGAATGCATGCCCAAAATGCAGTTTTACTGACATTGCTGAAGTAA
- the argB gene encoding acetylglutamate kinase, whose protein sequence is MTTPLVLKLGGALLENEAALAQLFTALSDYKSTVSRPLILVHGGGCFVDDLLAKMNIVSEKKNGLRITPESDIGYITGALAGTANKVLMAQGIKLGFNVVGLSLADGGISTVTQSTAGLGAVGECEAGDPALLTALLNGSFLPIISSIGIDAQGQLLNVNADQAATAICETLDADLVMLSDVAGILDADMQLIPEMNSSYANELISAGVINGGMEVKVKAALKAAASLNRDIKLASWKVPERLVALLNGEVEGTKVSS, encoded by the coding sequence ATGACAACACCTTTAGTATTAAAGCTTGGCGGCGCATTACTTGAAAACGAAGCGGCGCTAGCACAATTATTTACGGCATTGAGTGACTATAAGTCAACAGTATCGCGTCCACTTATTCTTGTTCATGGCGGTGGTTGCTTTGTTGATGATTTATTAGCAAAGATGAATATTGTGAGTGAAAAGAAAAACGGTTTACGTATTACACCTGAGAGTGACATTGGTTATATCACGGGTGCATTAGCGGGTACTGCAAATAAAGTATTAATGGCACAAGGCATAAAGCTTGGTTTTAATGTTGTTGGTCTGAGCCTCGCTGATGGTGGCATTTCAACTGTCACACAATCGACAGCTGGTCTTGGTGCTGTTGGTGAATGTGAAGCGGGTGACCCAGCATTATTAACAGCATTACTGAACGGTAGCTTCTTACCTATCATTAGTTCTATTGGTATTGATGCACAAGGACAGTTATTAAATGTAAATGCGGATCAAGCTGCAACGGCAATTTGTGAGACATTGGATGCAGATCTTGTCATGTTGTCAGATGTAGCTGGTATTTTAGATGCTGACATGCAGTTAATTCCAGAAATGAATAGCAGTTATGCTAATGAACTTATTTCTGCGGGTGTGATTAATGGCGGTATGGAAGTGAAAGTGAAAGCGGCATTAAAAGCAGCAGCATCCCTAAATCGCGATATTAAATTAGCGAGTTGGAAAGTGCCAGAGCGGTTAGTGGCATTATTAAATGGTGAAGTAGAGGGAACGAAAGTTTCTAGCTAA
- the argC gene encoding N-acetyl-gamma-glutamyl-phosphate reductase — translation MLKTILVGATGYTGAELAHYITKHPELELSGLYVSENSLDAGKSFSSLYGHLLGVVDQTIEPLAASNIKNICHDVDIVVLATAHEVSHDIAAEFLAQDAVVFDLSGAFRVNDPAFYEQYYGFKHSFNKELKSAVYGLAEWASADIAEANLIAVPGCYPTASLSALKPLAQHNLIAENQKPIINAVSGVSGAGRKAALGSAFCEVSHAPYAVFNHRHQPEISTHLGHEVIFTPHLGCFKRGILATINVKLAAGVTPEQVTAAYQDAYQDQPMVRLLPSGWPSIQAVEKTAYCDLAWQQQGQDLIVVSAIDNLLKGAAAQAMQCINIRFGFAMTTSLV, via the coding sequence ATGTTAAAAACAATTTTAGTCGGTGCTACCGGGTATACCGGTGCTGAACTAGCCCATTACATAACGAAACATCCAGAGCTAGAATTATCTGGTCTGTATGTTTCAGAAAACAGTTTAGATGCAGGAAAGTCATTTTCTTCTTTATATGGTCATTTATTAGGTGTCGTTGATCAAACGATTGAACCGTTAGCTGCAAGTAATATTAAAAACATTTGTCATGACGTTGATATTGTCGTGTTAGCAACTGCACATGAAGTAAGTCATGACATTGCCGCTGAGTTTTTAGCGCAGGATGCTGTGGTATTTGATTTGTCGGGTGCATTTAGAGTGAATGACCCTGCTTTTTATGAACAATATTACGGATTTAAGCATAGCTTTAATAAAGAATTGAAGAGTGCTGTGTATGGTTTGGCTGAATGGGCGAGTGCCGATATTGCTGAAGCTAATTTAATTGCGGTACCGGGTTGTTACCCAACTGCCTCATTGTCTGCATTAAAGCCGCTTGCACAACATAACCTTATTGCTGAAAACCAAAAACCAATTATCAACGCTGTCAGTGGCGTGAGTGGCGCTGGTCGTAAAGCAGCATTAGGTTCAGCATTTTGCGAAGTGAGCCATGCACCTTATGCGGTATTCAATCACCGTCATCAACCAGAAATCAGCACGCATTTAGGTCATGAAGTTATCTTTACACCTCATTTAGGCTGTTTTAAGCGTGGTATCTTGGCAACGATTAACGTCAAACTGGCTGCGGGTGTAACACCTGAACAAGTGACAGCGGCGTATCAAGATGCATATCAAGATCAACCTATGGTGCGGTTGTTACCAAGTGGCTGGCCAAGTATTCAAGCTGTAGAGAAAACTGCGTATTGTGATTTAGCATGGCAGCAGCAAGGACAAGACCTTATTGTTGTGTCTGCGATTGATAACTTATTAAAGGGCGCAGCAGCACAAGCAATGCAGTGTATTAATATCCGTTTTGGTTTTGCCATGACAACGTCATTAGTATAG
- the argE gene encoding acetylornithine deacetylase has protein sequence MQLPQFTELYKSLILTPSISSLEKELDISNKPVIELLAGWFAELGFSINITSVPETNGKFNLVATYGQGDGGLLLAGHTDTVPFDEGLWTKDPFQLTEKDNKWYGLGTIDMKGFFAFVLEACKNIDLTKLDKPLRILATADEETTMAGARAIAAAQSFRPDYAVIGEPTGMVPVFMHKGHMSEAIRITGRSGHSSDPANGINAIEIMHQVTGQLLKLQRKLKEQYACDHFVIPQPTLNFGHVHGGDSPNRICGSCELHIDMRPIPGVSPDELFMLLNQALLPILKQWPGAVDVYHLHEPIPAYACDTDSALIKLAEKLTGESVIPVNYCTEAPFIQQLGCDTIVMGPGSINQAHQPDEYLDLSEVKPTQEIIQKLIEQACKN, from the coding sequence ATGCAACTACCTCAATTTACCGAACTTTATAAATCACTGATCCTGACACCATCAATCAGCTCGCTTGAAAAAGAGTTAGATATTAGTAACAAACCCGTAATTGAGCTACTTGCAGGCTGGTTTGCTGAACTTGGTTTTAGCATTAATATCACTAGCGTACCTGAAACCAATGGTAAATTTAATCTAGTCGCAACCTATGGCCAAGGAGACGGGGGATTATTACTGGCAGGGCACACAGATACAGTCCCTTTTGATGAAGGTTTATGGACCAAAGATCCGTTTCAATTAACCGAAAAAGACAATAAATGGTATGGCTTAGGCACGATTGATATGAAAGGTTTTTTTGCCTTTGTATTAGAAGCGTGTAAAAACATTGATTTAACAAAGTTAGATAAACCGTTACGTATTCTCGCAACTGCGGATGAAGAAACGACAATGGCAGGTGCTAGAGCGATTGCAGCAGCGCAGAGTTTTCGCCCTGACTATGCCGTTATTGGCGAGCCGACAGGTATGGTTCCGGTATTTATGCATAAAGGACATATGTCAGAAGCAATACGAATTACAGGACGTAGTGGCCACTCTTCAGATCCGGCTAACGGCATCAATGCCATTGAAATAATGCATCAAGTAACAGGGCAGTTATTAAAGCTACAGCGTAAATTAAAAGAACAATACGCCTGCGATCACTTTGTTATTCCACAACCAACACTTAATTTTGGTCATGTGCATGGTGGCGATAGCCCAAATCGAATCTGCGGAAGCTGTGAATTACACATCGACATGCGTCCGATTCCAGGTGTCAGCCCCGACGAACTGTTCATGCTATTGAATCAAGCACTGTTACCGATTCTAAAACAATGGCCAGGCGCTGTTGATGTTTATCATCTGCATGAACCCATTCCAGCTTATGCCTGTGATACAGACTCAGCATTAATCAAATTGGCAGAAAAGCTCACAGGCGAAAGCGTTATTCCTGTGAATTACTGTACTGAAGCACCTTTTATTCAACAACTTGGCTGTGACACCATTGTGATGGGCCCCGGAAGTATTAATCAAGCCCATCAACCTGATGAGTATTTAGACCTATCCGAAGTTAAACCCACACAGGAGATTATTCAAAAATTAATAGAGCAAGCATGTAAAAACTAA